The Panicum virgatum strain AP13 chromosome 3N, P.virgatum_v5, whole genome shotgun sequence genome includes the window tagaagtcctcgtagtcctggtagcgctggacgaactccctcgtgtcggcaggaactgagcagcagtagcgtagccaagaggaaaaagtagagaagaggcaagagtgagtacacaacttgtactcaacaagtataacacaaactatgtggctctaggctggctgactcaactgcataagcttttaagtgttggcaaaattttattaaagctatttactacgagttgatgaattaccattgacccagttatatagtaattaatcagaattaattatgatactactgagaaccaaaccaagaccaagccaccaaggtaaccccgagaagcacctccctcgtcggaaggagataacttcactaatcaaaaggaggatctgggccgctcataaccgtgagcacggctagtataccagttttacactctgcagaggttgcacatctttacccacaagtcgtgagctacgccagttgttcatcacacttccttaggtgagatggccagcgactcactacgaggcctttaaaaagaatctcgttggtaaggcgtaaccgcgagagttaggtcggcgacgatggggcccacctccgggggtacaagcacaggagcgcaatccaagcacagaccaagccggaggagcagggaccattgaagcttactactcttgccccgcaggtaagttactccaaaccaaaaagatctaattattacgccaagtctatcccattctagccttgtggtagcgctgttgtcccaggttgtcgctctatgaaccggtccttatggagagtggccaaccaagcactaagcaccgtgctggccccctaaaccatgtttctaaaaaaaacatcttttaacgagaagtgagccactcaagccacacagagtgccactctcagaattaagttcaagtaaatcattaatcaaattaattaaaaaggaccagagtgtgttatagcgcagcaacctagcacaactaaccaaaatgcaaccctaaggtatatttaaaggatataaactggctaggaaatccttaaaggcatacagtattaaaatgcagtatgaaattgtaattaaagtgataggttgttcatgttatacttgccttcctcgtactgctcctgctgctgctcaaagtgctcggaagacggctgctcagggtactggtactggggctcctcaactggatcagcgtctactcacgaacacatggccagaacaatgcacgaaaataagcatacaaacaaaccttaacaaaaactaagaaacaatacatcaatacataaaaacagcacactaaactggtCTAAAGCTATactacgcgttacaacaatcgcgtggatataaagattaaagaacgctaaaaacggagctaaaacgcataaactaggctaaaaacaagtcctaggggcttatttgtaagaaaactgaagttccagggggttttctgctaaaaccgagggctgaaacgtaattaaactatagatccagggtctaactcgtaaaagaacaagagcaggacggcgggttcaaaatttaaaaagctcagggggctgttTGCTAAAAATAGGACCaaaccgtaattatttttgactaaggctggGCCGCGGGTTGAAAACTCAGAACCCggggggttctttagcaaaaggggcgggccgaaccggtatcttcggatctgatccgttggatcgagatccggCGGATTAGATCGAACCGGTACGCGATCTAATCGCGTCCGTCCGCGACGGATCGTGCGGTCCTGGGAGATTGGGCGCGCAGTgggcggcgctgaccgccggagctgaagctcccgcggcggcgcgaggagtgGACGGGGCGCAGGGAGGGTTGCGGCGCTAGTTAAAGGGAAGagccggggatcgcgggcgcggttggggaagggaatccccggtggtttcgccggagatctcggcgagCCGTCCCGCGGGGAAGACGACCCTGCCAGGCGGGCCCGGCGGGTCAGCGAGACGGGGAAGAGGATCGCGGGCGAGTGCGGGGTTGCGGCCGCGGTCGCTGATGTGCGGGCCCGGGGCGCAGCGGGGTGAGGGGGACACGCGCGCGGCGCTGTGCGGGACGAGCGCGGGgaggcgctggcaggtggggccagGCGTGACGGTGGCGGAGCgcgcggcgagctgggccgaagtgCGCGACGCGGGAGAGGCTGGGTCGGCTTGGGCtcgggccggactgggccgagCGCGGGTTTTGGCGTGggagcgggttgggctggggttttcctgggttttgggcttcctttcctttttcttcttctatttcttttcctttctaatttctaattcaaacaagtttgaattcaaatttgaatttgaattcaaaccacactcaaataaaagtatgcaccagcatgaatgcaacaaaaatttaaacctatgataaattttaattaattaaggaacaaaaaaattagattaaatgccaactaaacacaataaaccttagaaaattgaataaagccaattaatttattaataaatactgaaatttaaaattagggtgttacagttgaGGGAATTGGAATACGGGTTGGATGGCAACAATAACTCTGttagtgggccccacatgtcagactCCTCTATCtccatctcctctctctccactcgccgccggcgcgccccgtcccgccgccgccggccacctcggcCCCCCCGGCTGCGCCTCCTCACCCTGTCGCCCggacctcgccaccgccgctggaTCCGCGCCCGAGCTCGGCGCAGCAGCTGGATCGCGcacggccgagctcgaggccgccggATCCCCACGCGGCACCGACCCGTCCCTCCGCCCCTCCACTGCCGCGGgcaagctccgccgccaccggtgGCCTCGGCCGCCACGGACGCGCTCCGCCCACGAGCGAGCTCGGCCGCCACGGACGCACTCCGCCCGCGGGCGCGAGCCGCCGTGGGCGAcgaggacgggcggcgcggcaggaggcggcgggcggcgggtgcTGACGGAGCGGACAGAAGAGGCACGGAGGGAGGGGGTTTGCTCCGTCCGCCATTTTCTGAGGGACGGGGTGAACCCGCATCTGGAGGGAATATTCTCCTCTGGAGCCAACCCAATCCTCTACTCTtccatccaaaattccaaacaACAACGGGGACGGGTCCGCTTCGACCTGCCTTGTCCCGCTCTTCAACCAAACATACAGTCGGTGACTAAGCCCGTGGCTCCATAGTCCATACCATATCTTTGCTTAGTGGGCCGTGGGTGGGCTTGGCTCCGATGCACTCGATCAAAGCCTTGCACAAAACCAGTGGCCCAGAATATGTGTGTGTCAGTACCGACCCCAGTGCTCGTGATCCTGAAGCCCTCGCCAAATTTGTCAACGGCGTCTTTCCCAATTCCCAGCATCGGGCTGGACGCGACACTCGCGAGTCATCGCTCAAAACTCAAGACCCACAAGGAGGACCCGGTAGCGGTGAGCTCCGATCCCCCGGTGAGACCGCTGGTTTCGAGCTCGTCAGAAACGGACGCGCCTCCCCGAGGAAACCGGCGACATCTATGGGGAGGGGAGGGCCCGTGCCGCGGCCGCGAgccagcgccgcgccgcgcaccgtACGGCACGCTACAGCGACCGCGCCCTCACTCGTCGCGTCAGAGATCAGACTCACCAGCTCGATCGCCTGGCATAAACGATCAGTCAGACTCAGGCCGCTCGATCCAGCGATCGGTCCGGCCGAGCTCAGTTCCGAGGGGCGCCTCTGTTTGCTTTCTTCTGAAACTTTTTGCATCGCCCGTGCAGCACGCCACGGGGAAACTTGTGCCCCGGTTGCACGATCAAGATCTACAACTACAAAGCGAGGCTGCAGCTCAGGCGTCAGAGTCGCAGCGGAGGAAGATCGTCTGGTAACGGTGGTTCAAGTGGTTTCTTTACATCCAATTTGattcttatatatttttagtttaaaattatataaaattacagcCCAATTCTAAAAGAACTCAGCTCTTAGATTATCTAAGTCAAATTTCAAAACCTTTTACCACCCCTATTTACAGGTGCAAGGAGCAGACTCTCGGGGTTAGCTGCGAGATTAGCTgatagagaaaaagaaaaagtcccATGAAGCTAGCTGCTGTACTCCGGTTGGTGGTGCTGGACATGGACTGCTGCTAGTCCGACATGCATCTCGCCTGATGATCGTCTCCCACCTTCAGGATTTCAGACTTCAGACGCAGGCGTTGGCCGACGACGGTCGGCGACGGTCGCGGCCCCACAGCGCCGGCCAGCACCCGATGCCCAGAGGCCCTCGTGCCCTGCTGAAAGATTTGATGCCACGTTTGTTAGCTTTGGAGTAGAGTAAACCATGCGTCAAAGGCATCTGAAAGAAAGCAGTAGAGCGGCGCCGATCTGGAAGTTTGAGCACCGTTTAGCAAACAACCATTTTTTTGGGTGAAAACTGAAAAACCGTGTGTGTTTCAGAGAAGAAGCTTCTGAAGGAAAAGGCTGACATTCTAGTTCTGTGTGCTCCGGTCAGACTACGATCTCTGTTTGTTTCTATGCTTTTCATCGTCATGATCTGTTCCATTTTTGACGCCGGTAAGCTAAGATGGGTCAAAAGGATGGAATAATCATTTGGTCCTAAAGGCACCGGTCcttggaaaaaaaaatgcatgaaCCGATTATACCTTTCAGCCCCCCGTGTAGTTGAAAAGGAGTGTGTTTCAGACACTGACCAAGCACCGACGACCAAAGAGATTAAAGTTGCTGCATACTCATCTTATAGTAATGATAACATAATGATATTGGTACCATGCAGTTGCAAATTTGCAATAGTATAATTCAGAATTGGGGCCTTCTGATTTGTATGAGTGTTGGACTGTTCTACGTGGAAAAAAAAATCCGTGTGTTGAATACAGTACTTATTAAACAGTGTCAACATATGTCCACCTTCCTTAACTCCTTGTCTTCTAAGACTGTAGCTAGTCAACTACAAGTACTAACTCACTAACTAACAGCCTCTTAACTACAGATGttgatatgattttttttataatgaacagAGATGTTGACATGAGTAAGACAGTATGTACGGGTGCACGGTTAATTCTGCTACACCACTACACCAGGGAGCCACGATCGAGATGCAACTGTGATTAGCTAATTTACCATGGAAGTTGAAGGCTTTCATGCCAACTTGCCAAGCAAAATTAACCGTAACCGCGTGATCGTCGGTTTGACAGCGACTGACCTGCTGGCctttccggcggcggcggcggccgcggcggacgcTTTCGGCGGCGCGCCCTGCCCTGCGCCTGGAGACAGAGGCCCGCGCCCGGGCCGTGGCGCGGTCATGCTCCGGGCGAGCAGGCCCGGCACGTAGAAGTTGAGCAGCACGCCGTCCCCGCTTCCCCCGAAGCTGCCCCtgctgccccgccgcgccctctgcctcgccgcctgctgccgctgctgcttggCCGCCAGCTCGTGCTGCCCGGGCGACGACAGgaccggtgccggtgccggtgcaggGTCCGCGACAGCCGCTGCTTCCGCGTTGGGCCTGGCTCCGGCCTCGACGAGGTCGGAGAAGGAGAGCTCGCGGTCGGAGCCGcactcgccggcgccgtcggggAAGCCGGCTAGGAGGCCCAGCAGCTCTTCCTCCCGCGCGGACAGCCGACGCCGGGCGCCGCCCGCGAGCGCGAGCGCCTCCATCGGCTGCCCTCTCCGGCTCTCCCTTCCTCCTTTCTCCGATCCACCGCGCGCGGCCGGCACcgggcgcggcgaggcgcgTGTGATGgtggagcgcgcgcgcgtgctcgCTTCTGAAAAAAGTTTTGAGAGCGATCTCTGGACGGACGAGGACGGTGTGCCACCGTCGCTTTTGTAGACGACGGAACCGAGAAGGCGCGCGTGTTACACTGGGCCCCCTGGGCCCTGGGCGGGTAACTTTGGGTTGGGCTGCCTTGATCCGTTGGGTTAAGCGAAGGACACGGCCGTTCTAGAAGCAGATTTAGCAGCCGACCGTTCTCCCCTCTCGGAAGCTTCTTTCTGGCAAGGTTTGCTGTGTGCTGATGGTTCTGATCGATCGATGTGCTCGGTGGTTATGGATTATAGCTCTAGTGACCTCTTTACTATCCAATTTAGTTCTtatttattgtttttttttgaacgaactaGCACGAGATAATGCTTATTTCATTGATAAAGAAGAGAGGTTACAAATCTGGCTAACCGGAGGGGTACAAAAGAGTGTTTTTGCATGCCTGAATTAGTGATGCACTATTAAGGACCCAAGGTGAGCAACTCCAGCTTGAGCCCAAGGTGATGCCTCAGGCCCTGTTCGGCTGCGCTGATCTTTTTTTGGCTGATTTACTGTAGCTACAGTACCAATATAGCTACAGTACTAGTACAGTACGTGCTCACACGCGTAATCGAGTTTATATCACGTGTAGTTGCTACAGTAATCAGCCGCTGCAGTACCAGCCGCTACAGTTACATTCTCTCACAAAAACCAACTGCTACAGTACAGCCGGGGCAAAAccaccagccgaacaggctGTCAGTTTTTATTTTCGCAGAGGGAGGGTGCGCTTGACTCCCTTTGTTGGAAAATTCTAGCATTCCTCTCCTTCCAGATCTCCTAAATAACAAGCATGATTAGCGTTCTTACTGCCTTTCGCGGCGTGGCTGGGGTTGTCGTGACATTGGTCCACCATTCCAAGGTGTTGCTACTTGCCTTccgttgtgtgtgtgtggggtgggggggggggggctaaacCTGGTAGCGCCACCCATGTAGCTACTCGGTCACAAATTCTTCTAGTGTATCGGCATTCGGACATGAGGTGGAACGATGTCTCAATTGTTGCTCTGTAGAGTGGGCAAGAGGGGCTGTGGTCCCAGCCACGTCGAGCAAGCCTGTCCGAGGTCCAGACACAATCTTGTGTAATGAACCAAGTGAAAAACTTGGCTTTGGGTAGTGCCCAGGTCTTCCAGATAGAGCATATTCTAGGCGCCTTTATGCTGCCCATGAATTGTGCCCTATAAGCCGAAGCCGCAGTATAAACTCACGTGGCCGTGAGCTTCCAGGTAATGTTGTCATCCTAGTTGTCATCCAAGTAGATGTTACGTATCAGGTTCCACACGGTTGCAAATTGGAGGAAGTGTTGAGCAGTGAACCCGGTTCTGTGATGAAGATCTCTGATCCAGTTATTGTTGTAAGGCGTCGGAGCCGCACTCTATTTTTAGCTTAAAATGTATAATATTAGAGTCATGTCCTTTTCAGAGCCTGACCAATTATCTAGGCTAAAATACCAATGTGAAGTTTGAACTATGCTGACGAGATTAACGACTAGTCAGTCCAGTAGCAGGAAAAGGAAGTGACGTGGACCCTCGGATCCTAGTTAGATGGCTGTGAACCGTTGCCCGTGATGAGCGTGATTCTCGGGCAAACGACTAGTAATTAATTTCACCTCTAGGTTCGATTTTTGAAGAACCGAGGATCCACCCTTCCCATTCTCCCCTTTCGAAAGCTTCTTTGGCAAGGTTTGCTATGTGCTAGAAGTGGATCTGGAGGGTGCAGGGGTTGGAGCCACCCCCCAACCCTTGGAGCCCTCCCAACATTTTTCAATCATAAATgaatgagaggaagaagaaaagaaggaggaagaagaaaaagagaggagaaaggatgaagaagcaaaaaaaaagccCTCCAGACACACATCCTAGATCCATCATTGGACAGGGGTTATATAGACCGGCAGAACCATCTAAGCCTAAACTAGTGCATAACGTCAACCTCACATCATCGAAGAGGATATAGAGTATTCCGCTATTAAGTGAtatgaacctgtctaaatcttatGTTGTGTGTACCGTTGAGTTCCTGATCTTGGCGACTACCTCAGGGTATCCCTTGGTATTCTAACTATCTCATTATATTCCTTGGTAGGTTGATGGTAAAGCAGCGACAATTGGATTGTGATTTTTGAAGAACCGATGATACACCCTTCTCATTCTCCCCATTCGAAAGCTTCTTTGTAGCAAGGTTAGCTATGTGCCAGGAGCGGATCCAAATGGTGCCCGGGGGGGGGCTCCCCCCACCAATAGAAAAAGAACCCTTGGAGCCCTCCTATCATTTTTCAATTAtgaatgaagaagaggaagaagaaaaaaagaaggacgaagaaaaagagaggagaaAGGATGAAGAACGAAAAAAAAATGAGCCCTCCAGATAAACATCCTAGATCCATCATTTGTGTGTGTGGTCTTCTCTCGATCGATGTGGTGTACTTTCACATGTATGTACCacatttttaaataaaattttcaaGGTCACATTTTTTATCACGTTTCACTACTTTCACATTGCCCGCCAATGTGAAGTTTGAACAGTGCCGACGAGATCAACGGTGGGTCGATAGCCAGTCCAACAGCGAAAAAAAGACGAATTGACTTGTACCCTCCCCCTGCTAGAAAAATGAGCATTCATCCCTACACATTAGTACGGTTAACTTTTGATCCGGTACTAAAGTCATCTCGGGGTTATTTTAGTAGGAGTTCAAATTTAAACATCCCCCGAATCATTTTAGTACTGGCCCAAGACACCAGCCAGTACTAAATGTCgtattttagtaccggccggtgtctTCGGCCAATACTAAATGATCCTCTAAGAGTTAGTCACATTTGATGCATAGGTGGGATGGTAAGGAAGCTCGGGCGAGGCCGGAGGTCGTGAGTTCAAATCCTCGCGACCGCGCACGAGCATTTATTCATGTAGAATTCGTGTGACTTATAACTTGGGACGTTACGCGTGTGCGAGCCTCCCGGtggttcataatatttttttattttttgaatgcaaaactgtttagtaccggctggtgttaccgaccggtactaaatgacccCGGACAttttggccggtactaaatgacatgccatttagtaccggctaatCAGTACCGGTCAGCCACCCGACACCAAAGGGGATTGCTGACCAGTACTAGTGCGTGTCCTGTTCAGATCGGATGGCTCTGAACCGTTGCCCGGCAACTCATCATTGTCATCTACCTTCTTTGTTCAAATATGGcattgtttagatcccaaaacataaaatgcaaaatttttataaatcgcttgcatagtgtactaaatatagtcaaaaaataaatcgtattacacaaatagactgtaaatcgcgagacgaatctaatgagcctaactatgacatgattagacactaaattgctacagtaatactacagtaacatgctctaatgatggattaattagactcattagattcgtttcgtagtttacagacgatctgtaattagttttgtggttagtctacatttaatacttcaaatattgaagattccttttaaaaaatataaaaatataaaatgcaaagtgatctaaacacactcTATATTTTCTGGGCCACTTTGTTTGGTTCGAAATAAAGGTGAGCGTGCCTGCCAGTACGACGTGCAATGGCAAAGGCACAGACGCACAGGGCTAATTCAGGTGAACGTGAAATGAAACCCCTGCAGCCTGCAGCCCTCAACGTGGTGATGTTACGCTTCGCCGGGAACTAATTTACATTGTAGCGGGGGCACTTAAGGCGCTGTTTGGATCCtaacttttttcagaagtccctgtcacattaaaagaaatattattattttatagtattaagtaaaatctgtttataaatgttttttgacagttgagtgctttttcgcgagacgaatctaatgagcctaattaattcataatttgctacagtgaagCTACAGTACCATTCGTTAATAATgtattaagatacctcattagattcgtctcgcagtttagtcccagaattctgcagttagttttataattaatatttatttaatacttctaaatactaaaaaatcCTTAAGTCCCTATTCCAAAACACCCTCTAACCCGGTCGGCAGAGCGTAGCTGCTGATTGAGGCGTCAGGTTGTGCAACCGGCACGTCTACAGCTGTAGTAGTACTAGGTTAGCCTTGACGGCGACGTACAAGACCACAAAGAGTAATTAAGATCTCGGTCTCGATTGCTAAACGGACCAACCAACTACCCACCCACACTGTGCGTCTACTGTACACATAGCACTCGGCACGTACAGTGGCGTGTCAGAGAGGACAGGGGTACACGGTTCCTGCTTTCTAGACAGCGCGACCGAGCTCATCGCGATCAGCAGAGGACTCGCATCAGCTAGCCGTGTCAGGTGGCTCAGTCAGTGCTCGGAATTGGATTTCGTCTGCCTCCGAAGAACACCGAACGCTGTAACGTCAGGTGGTCGTCGGCTTCTCGACGTGTTTACGTGTACCGGAATGGCCGGCCGCGTCACACTATTTTTCTGATATATGCATGCTGGGGCCGGCACGAGTTCGGAATAGAAAACTTGACATGGCTTTCTAGAAGGTCCGGCACGTACAGTACAAACGTTTGAATTTTTGAAGGTCTGACGTTGGGGGTGTCTTCGTTCTTCACAATGGTCCATTTGTCATCACCAGCTCCATATAGAGAAGTCGCGTGCGGAATCTTTAAGAATCGAAAGCTGGGTTATTCCGCGAGCTGTCATTGGGCCACGTCATCAAATTTTTCAGCTGCTCTCGGATACAGATCAAATGGAAGTCCATATGCCTAAGATAAACAACTGTCGTCGCCCTTCCCGACGGCTCCAGAAGCCTCTCCCCGGTTGTGACCCCCGCACCTCCCTCCTCCTCAGTCCTCTCGGCGCGGCGTCGCCACCGCGGGCACTGCGTACTCGGCCATTACCCTGGCGCATACGAGGTGCGTGCGCGGCCACTCCGGTCTCGGCCATCACGACGCGGGCGGGGCCCCAGCAGCCACGGCGACCCCGGTGCAGGCATGGGCTCGACCTCCACCAGGCTTTCCCATCGGCTACCTTGCCGTCGGCCTAACCCTGACTCGCTCACCAACAGTCGACCTCCAGCCAGCATGAAGCCCGTAGATATGGTAAGCATTGGATGCCGTCGCTTGCCTCTTCTCGTTTATCTGAATATATGAGTACATACGCCGGTGCCGTGAGTCCGTGAGTGGATGTGTATGACTATGAGCCAGGCATCAATGctgctcctcggcctcctcccttCCCAAGCCGCTTGAgtaatgttgagtactctatcctgcttgtgatgagtgaattgtcaaccgtgcggtgtgatcgtgcgcttgttCTTTGGATTGCAGGAACACGGGCATCaagtgtcgacggtgagctgccgtggaggtgctgtggccgatggaccgtgcggtggacggcggtgaagggcagccgggaccggagctcgtgccgggcgatagctgtggcgtccactcctggattgagggcgcaagcggcgacggaaggcgggtttcttggtttgcgccacaaaaccaaggaggcggacgacggttgaagacgccaagtcgtgaaggcacgggcgtcggtctcgggactgacggaggtgacgggcgtcgacgacatctagggcc containing:
- the LOC120665070 gene encoding translation initiation factor IF-2-like isoform X2 — encoded protein: MEALALAGGARRRLSAREEELLGLLAGFPDGAGECGSDRELSFSDLVEAGARPNAEAAAVADPAPAPAPVLSSPGQHELAAKQQRQQAARQRARRGSRGSFGGSGDGVLLNFYVPGLLARSMTAPRPGRGPLSPGAGQGAPPKASAAAAAAAGKASRARGPLGIGCWPALWGRDRRRPSSANACV
- the LOC120665070 gene encoding translation initiation factor IF-2-like isoform X1, with the protein product MEALALAGGARRRLSAREEELLGLLAGFPDGAGECGSDRELSFSDLVEAGARPNAEAAAVADPAPAPAPVLSSPGQHELAAKQQRQQAARQRARRGSRGSFGGSGDGVLLNFYVPGLLARSMTAPRPGRGPLSPGAGQGAPPKASAAAAAAAGKASSRARGPLGIGCWPALWGRDRRRPSSANACV